AGCCGGGCGTCGTAGCCCTGGGTGTTGAACAGGACGCTTTGCCCCAATATGGAGATGTTTCGGCCGGCTTTGTATTTAAGCCCCAGATCCAGGCATTCGCCCCGCTCCCTGGTTTGCAGCAGCGGGACCCGGTAACCCGCTTGCTGATAATGCCCGTAAAATGTATGCCGGCGGCTGATGTCCCAGGCCAGCGACAGCTTGTATGAGGTCTTGACCTCCAGGGCTTCAAAATCGTTTTCCCCATCGCCGGAATGGATCTCGTATTTGCCCTTTTGCCGCCAGCGCCAGGAAAGCTTCAAGTCTTTTATTATATCATTTTCGGCGGCAAATTCCAACTGGTAACCGCCTTGACCTTTCGCTATCTGTGCCCCGGCCGAAAGGGGGTGGAACAGGTAACCCAGTCCGCTGATCTTGTTCTTGAACGGTACTTTGACGGTGGAGCTGATCACAGCCCCCTGCTCGTCCCGGCCGCCGTAGTATTCCATGGCCCCGAACCTGGGCGCTTTGTAATCTTCCCCATATCGGTAATAGGCTATATAGGATTCGGCCGGGCCGCTGCGGAAACCCAGGGCGGCATTGGCGGCTGTCTGACCCGCACCTGAACCGGCCATTTCCGCCGCCAGCCATAACCCGGGAAACATCAGCCGGACATCAACCCCGGCATTGGCCCGGAAGAAAAGGCTGTCGTTAAGTCCTGGTGAGTATGCAGCCTGGCAAACAGTGACTCCTGACTCAATGGAACGGCCTTGTTTCCAACCCAGCCGGGCCGCTGCTATCCTTTCGCTGGCTTTGTTCTTATTGGCAATTTCGGAAGGATCACGGTGGTATCCGTCGGTGTAAATGCCGGCGATCTGGCCCATGGAGTCAAGTTTGGCATCAACCCGTTTATGGGAAAAAAGCGCCAAAAGAGTGAGATCATAAGGCAATTCCGTCTGACCGGCCAGTCCCCGCAAAAAAGCCGATTCGCTCCCACTGTGATAGGGTTTGATCAGTTGAGCCTGTTTAAGGTTGGCCTGGGTCCACCCGGCCGAGACAATTGATCTCCCTCCGCCTCCAAGGATCAGTCCCTGGCCTATCCGGGAACCGAAATCGCCCGCCGCCCAGGAATAACGGCCTTGGGGGGAGTTGTAAAACAGATTGGCCGAATAAAAATCCTTTAAACTGCCCTCTCCAGCGTCTTTTTGGGCTTGGACAAACGCTTCGTAATTGGGAAAAACATTTGCCGTAAATTTTTCCCTAAAATCCCAGGGAGAGTTGGCATATTTGCCCAGTTCCATTTCTTCTGACAAGGGCCAGGCTCTTTTAGCTTTAAATGACGCTTTTACCAAAGGCTTTTTTACAGAGATGCTTCCGTCTATGCAGATGTACGGCAGAATGGATTCAAAGGCAGCTTGATCCATCACCGAATCCTGAACCAGCATCTCCGGCCGGTTGAGATTGGGGTTCTGTTTGAGGTAATCGCCGATCTTTAACGCCTGATAGGCGGTGATCCCCGGCAGCAGCAGCAACTGATCCAGCCCGGCATGGTTCAGGTTGACCGGATGAGAGCTAAGATACGAGAGATGATCCGCGTATTCCTGGATCAATTCTTCGTCCTCTGTTTCCGGCAGATCCTGGGAAAAGAGGATGGCGGAAGGCAACAGCAGCAAGAATATCAGAAGAAGACGCTTGGGCATGTTTACCATCTAATGTTTGGTGTTTACTTGCCCTGAGCATGTCGAAGGGCTGTTTGGTGTTTGACGTTTCCTTGCCCTGGGTCGAAGGATTGCCTACATCTCACGATTCACAATTCACGTTTCACTTATTACAAAACATCCCGAAGTTACTCAATGGTAATAAGGTCCCTGATCTTCTCAAACGTCTTCCGGCCGATGCCCTTGACATTCATCAGGTCCTCGATCTGGGCAAATGGACCATGAGCGCTTCGGTATTCCAGAATGTCTGCGGCAGTGCCGGGACCTACCTCCGGCAGGGCTTCCAGGGCCTTCTGATCCGCCGTATTTATGTTTACCCTGGCCGCCGGTTGTTCCGGTTTGAATTTCAGATTGACGAAAGGCGCCATGTTTTCCAAAGTGCGACGGGAGATGCCCTGGATACTCCCCAGGTCGTCCAAAAAGGCAAAGGCCCCGGCGCTGTCCCGGAAAGCCGCGATCTGCCCCGCTGTCTTGGCGCCGATCCCCGGCAGGATCTCCAGCTCTTTAGCAGTGGCGGTATTGATATCCAGGCTTTGGATCGGAATTTTTGGAGCGGACTCGGAAACCACCGGAACGGTTTCCTCCGGCCAGGCAGTTTGTTTTAAAATGTAGCTGACCGTCAGGCAATGCCCCAGGCCCAGGCAGCTGTGGGTCTTCACGGCGTAATCCACCCTGAACTTTTTTGCGGACAATCCCAGCCCGAAGCTGAAGGATGACGGCTGGCTGGAGAACCCGGCCCTTAAGGCTAGATGCCTGTTATGCCGGTACTCCTGGCCGAACCGTATCTGTGAATTATAGCCTTGCTGGCTCTGCAGTTGGAAAGCGAATGTCAATTGGTTCAAAAGGCTGTATGAGACCCCCCAATCCAGCCATTGGGCTATCTCTTCATCAGAACTGCCGATCCGGGGCCGGTTGATGTTCCTGGCCGCCGCCGCCATGGTCAGGTCTTCCAGGGGAGAACCGATGACTCCCAGATCCAGGCCCAGAGCGTTGGCCGAGCCGTATCGCTGAATGGACAGGTTGTAGCCCGAGATCCCCAGTCCAAATCCGGCCTGTTTGAAAGGCCTGAATGATACCGCAGTTTTGATGGTGTTCTCCCGGTACAGGGCGCTGCCCATGGTCACGAACCCGGCGGCCAGGCCCACCTTGTCTTTTTGATACCCGGCCTGGGCCGATGCGGCTGTCAGGTCGGTCATCCCGAACGGTATGGAGCTTCCGCTGCCGGCGGTCTGGACCGGGGCAAAGCACGGCAGGGCCGGGTTCTCCATTCCGGCTGAAAGATAGTCTCCCAGTGCCACTCCGGCCCCGCCCATGCCTACCAGACGGGCATCGGTGGCGGTCTCCTCAAAAGCGGCAAAGCAGGAGAAGGTGATCAGCAGCGCCAGAATGCAGGTCATCGTTTTTCTCATACAGGCATCGATCTTAGTTTAAAGGTGCCGTGGAGAGGGGCAAAGACGATAGTTTATTATACGAAATATAAAAGCCCGGGGTCAAGGAAATTAAGCAGGTAAAAGAAAAGCCCCGTTCCATATTTTGGAATGAGGCTTTTCTACAATGAAGAAAGATCAAAACGGGAAACCCCGGCAGCAAGCAAACAACCTTGCCGCCAATAGAAACCTTGAAGATACCCCAAAATTGGCCGTTTCAGGGCATCGAAGCCATGAGCTGTAAGCTGTTAGCTATAAGCTACCACAAATCCCAACTATCTAATCCCAAACCTCAGTACTGGTCCCAAATATCTGATCCCAATTCCCAAGATCAGTCCATCAGTCTCCGCATATAGGTCGGGATCTCCAGGTCGTCCTGCTTCACCACGCCCACCTGGCCCTTGGTGACCACGGTCTGGGTCTGTTCCTTGCGCTGGAAGCTGGACTTGGGGGCATTGTCCTTGCGGAATATCTGGTTGAAGTCTATCCGGTTGTCGCCGGGGATGTCCTTCTCCAGCTTGCTGGTGGGGCTGCCCAGTCCGGTGGCGATCACGGTGATGGTGATGTTGCCGTTGGAAGTTTCGTCGATCACCGTACCGAAGATCAGGTTGGCGCCTTCGCCGGCGGCCTGGCGGATCTCCTTGGCGGCCTCGTCAACTTCGTGCATGGTCAGGTCGTCGCCGGCCGAGATGTTCAGCAGCACTGCCTTGGCCCCGCTGATGGAGACGCCCTCCAGCAGGGTATTAGCGATGGCTTCCTGGGCGGCCAGGATGGCCCGGTTCTCGCCCTGGGCCACGCCCACTCCCATCAACGCGTCGCCCCGCTCCATCATCACCGAACGGACGTCGGCAAAGTCCACGTTGACCAGGCCGGGAACGGTGATCAGGTCGGAGATGCCCCGCACCGCCTTCAGCAGGATGTCGTCGATGATCTTGAAGGATTCGGTCAGCTTGGCCTGCTTGCCGACAACGGTCAGCACCCTCTGGTTGGGGATGACGATCAGGGTGTCCACGTTCTCCTTCAGCTCCCGGATACCTTCCTCGGCCTGCATCAGGCGCTGGCGGCCTTCCCACTCGAAGGGCTTGGTGACCACGCCCACGGTCAGTACCTGATTCTCCCGGGCCAGCTGGGCCACCATGGGAGCGGCCCCGGTGCCGGTGCCTCCGCCCATCCCGGCGGCCACGAACAGCATGTCGGTGCCCTTCAGGATCTCGGTGATCCTTTCCTTGTCCTCTTCAAAGGCCCGGCGCCCGATCTCGGGGTTGCCGCCCGAGCCCAGGCCCCTGGTCAGCTTGGTGCCTATCTGCACGGTCTGTTGGGCCTGGGATTTCTTCAGGACCTGCATGTCGGTGTTGATCGCCACGAAATCCACGCCCTTCAGGCCGGCCTCGGCCATCCGGTTGATGGCGTTGCCGCCGGCCCCGCCCACTCCCACCACCTTGATGAAGCATTCGCCGGTGCTTACTTCTTCTTCGAATTCCAACATGACCCGTCCTCCCTTTTTTGGTTTTTCTTCATTGTTTGTTATTTCCTGCTCCGGCTCGGCCAAAGCCAGCGCTATTTGCCGGTCTAAGAACTTTTTTTCTTCGCTCATGGTATCTTCCCCTGTATGTTTGTTTGCCTTTTAGTACTTATTGTCATGGTGAGCAGGACGTCATCGCCGGACAAACCGAACCATCACTCAATTTGCCAGGCAGGATGTGTCCCTTCAAAAGTCAAGCGCCTTGCCGGTTCAGGGCATGCCTCGGGATGACATCTAAACCGTGATCTGATCTTACCCGTTGAACAGGTCGGAGAACCAGCCCTTCATCTTGCCCATCAGTGATTCGAACAGGTGGGATTCGTCTATTCCCGGACCGTCCTTCTTGAAGCGCTTCTCGTAGCCGTAAAGCACCAGCCCCACCGCCGTGGCGTATTTGGGGTCGCGCACCAGGTCGGTGATCCCGCCCAGGCCCTTGGGCTCGCCCACCCGCACCGGCTGGTTGAACACCTGCTCGGCCAGCACCGTGGCCCCGGCCATCTTGGCGCTGCCGCCGGTCAGCACTATCCCGGCTCCGATGGTCTCGCCGGCCTCGGCCCGCTTGATCTCGCGGTGGGCCAGGCTGAAGATCTCCTCCATCCTGGGCTCTATGATCTGGGCCAGCACCTGGCGGGAGATGGTCCGCTCCTCGCGGCCGGCCACCCCTGATACCGCTATCATCTCGTCCTCCTTGACCTCGCTGATGGTGGCGCAGCCGTATTTCTGCTTGATCAGCTCGGCCTGCTCGTAGGGGGTCTTCAAGCCGATGGCGATGTCATTGGTCAGGTTGTGCCCGCCCAGCCCGATCACCGCGGTATGGCAGATGGCATCCTCGTAGAACAGCGCGATGTCGGTGGTTCCGCCGCCGATGTCCAGCAGGGCCACCCCCAGCGCTTTCTCGTCCGGGGTCAGCACCGCGTAGCTGGAGGCCAGGGGCTGCAGCACCAGGTCGTTGACCTTGAGCCCGGCCCGCTTGATGCTTTTATAGATGTTCTCGGCCGAGGTCACCGCCCCGGTCACGATGTGGACCTCCGCCTCCAGCCGCACCCCGGACATCCCGATGGGGTCCTTGATCCCCCGCTGGGTGTCCACTATAAAGCCCTGGGGAATGACGTGCAGCATCTCCCGGTCCATGGGAACGTAGACCGCCTGGGCCGCGTCAATCACCCGGTCCACGTCGGACTGGGTTATCTCCTGGCTGCCCCGGGCCACCGCGATCACCCCCCGGGAGTTGATGGAGCGGATGTGATCCCCGGCAATGCCGGCGTAGACCGAATCCACCTTGATCCCGGCCATCTGCTCGGCGTCGGAGACCGCCTTTTCGATGGCCTTGGCGGTCTTCTCCAGGTTGACCACCACCCCCCGGCGCAGGCCTTCGCTGGAGTTGCAGGTTCCCACCCCCACTATCTTCAATTCGTCCCGGTCCACTTCGGCAATGATGCAGGCAATTTTAGTGGTACCCAGGTCCAACCCCACTATGGTGTTCGCCATATTATTTTCGGGCCTCCTTTATATTCATTCCCCAGTTCGCTCCTGGGTAGATCTTGATTGCTTCTTGACTATATTCACAATGTCTATTATTGTCAAAAAATGTCCTGGGATAGATCATTCTTGGGGTTTCTTGGGTTATGGCGCTCCCGCCTGGTTCTGGGCCACCTGGCCCGATATCACCGCCTGGTCCTTGAACCTCAGGTCTATCTCCGCCGACTTTAGGCCGTTGTTTTCCTGATTCTTTAGTACCTCGGCCAGCCGGGAATATTTGTCGGAAAAATTCCCGTTGCCAAAATGAACCAGGGTGCCGTCCGCCAGACGCAGTTTGATATCTTCTTCGTCTCCGGGATCCACCGTGCATTCCCGGTCCAGGTTATCAGCCACTGTTATCAGATTGATGGCCCGGTGCCGTCCGGGCTGGCTGGTGCCCAAGATCCTCAACCTGGGCAGGTTTCCGG
This bacterium DNA region includes the following protein-coding sequences:
- a CDS encoding helix-hairpin-helix domain-containing protein is translated as MRKTMTCILALLITFSCFAAFEETATDARLVGMGGAGVALGDYLSAGMENPALPCFAPVQTAGSGSSIPFGMTDLTAASAQAGYQKDKVGLAAGFVTMGSALYRENTIKTAVSFRPFKQAGFGLGISGYNLSIQRYGSANALGLDLGVIGSPLEDLTMAAAARNINRPRIGSSDEEIAQWLDWGVSYSLLNQLTFAFQLQSQQGYNSQIRFGQEYRHNRHLALRAGFSSQPSSFSFGLGLSAKKFRVDYAVKTHSCLGLGHCLTVSYILKQTAWPEETVPVVSESAPKIPIQSLDINTATAKELEILPGIGAKTAGQIAAFRDSAGAFAFLDDLGSIQGISRRTLENMAPFVNLKFKPEQPAARVNINTADQKALEALPEVGPGTAADILEYRSAHGPFAQIEDLMNVKGIGRKTFEKIRDLITIE
- a CDS encoding helix-hairpin-helix domain-containing protein, whose translation is MPKRLLLIFLLLLPSAILFSQDLPETEDEELIQEYADHLSYLSSHPVNLNHAGLDQLLLLPGITAYQALKIGDYLKQNPNLNRPEMLVQDSVMDQAAFESILPYICIDGSISVKKPLVKASFKAKRAWPLSEEMELGKYANSPWDFREKFTANVFPNYEAFVQAQKDAGEGSLKDFYSANLFYNSPQGRYSWAAGDFGSRIGQGLILGGGGRSIVSAGWTQANLKQAQLIKPYHSGSESAFLRGLAGQTELPYDLTLLALFSHKRVDAKLDSMGQIAGIYTDGYHRDPSEIANKNKASERIAAARLGWKQGRSIESGVTVCQAAYSPGLNDSLFFRANAGVDVRLMFPGLWLAAEMAGSGAGQTAANAALGFRSGPAESYIAYYRYGEDYKAPRFGAMEYYGGRDEQGAVISSTVKVPFKNKISGLGYLFHPLSAGAQIAKGQGGYQLEFAAENDIIKDLKLSWRWRQKGKYEIHSGDGENDFEALEVKTSYKLSLAWDISRRHTFYGHYQQAGYRVPLLQTRERGECLDLGLKYKAGRNISILGQSVLFNTQGYDARLYASEPELLNDASFHGYWGRGRRDAVVLRYGFGKWARLDLKAVREIRDYENETTRKTEAGMQLEVMIP
- the ftsA gene encoding cell division protein FtsA; translation: MANTIVGLDLGTTKIACIIAEVDRDELKIVGVGTCNSSEGLRRGVVVNLEKTAKAIEKAVSDAEQMAGIKVDSVYAGIAGDHIRSINSRGVIAVARGSQEITQSDVDRVIDAAQAVYVPMDREMLHVIPQGFIVDTQRGIKDPIGMSGVRLEAEVHIVTGAVTSAENIYKSIKRAGLKVNDLVLQPLASSYAVLTPDEKALGVALLDIGGGTTDIALFYEDAICHTAVIGLGGHNLTNDIAIGLKTPYEQAELIKQKYGCATISEVKEDEMIAVSGVAGREERTISRQVLAQIIEPRMEEIFSLAHREIKRAEAGETIGAGIVLTGGSAKMAGATVLAEQVFNQPVRVGEPKGLGGITDLVRDPKYATAVGLVLYGYEKRFKKDGPGIDESHLFESLMGKMKGWFSDLFNG
- the ftsZ gene encoding cell division protein FtsZ, with protein sequence MLEFEEEVSTGECFIKVVGVGGAGGNAINRMAEAGLKGVDFVAINTDMQVLKKSQAQQTVQIGTKLTRGLGSGGNPEIGRRAFEEDKERITEILKGTDMLFVAAGMGGGTGTGAAPMVAQLARENQVLTVGVVTKPFEWEGRQRLMQAEEGIRELKENVDTLIVIPNQRVLTVVGKQAKLTESFKIIDDILLKAVRGISDLITVPGLVNVDFADVRSVMMERGDALMGVGVAQGENRAILAAQEAIANTLLEGVSISGAKAVLLNISAGDDLTMHEVDEAAKEIRQAAGEGANLIFGTVIDETSNGNITITVIATGLGSPTSKLEKDIPGDNRIDFNQIFRKDNAPKSSFQRKEQTQTVVTKGQVGVVKQDDLEIPTYMRRLMD